In Takifugu flavidus isolate HTHZ2018 chromosome 13, ASM371156v2, whole genome shotgun sequence, the following are encoded in one genomic region:
- the rabl2 gene encoding RAB, member of RAS oncogene family-like 2, which yields MACDVSSAPELDQNDYDADEQVKIICLGDSAVGKSKLMERFLMDKYRPHQLSTYALTLYKHTATVGNKTVAVDFWDTAGQERFQSMHPSYYHKAHACIMVFDVQRKITYKNLANWYKELREYRPEIPCCVVANKIDVDLKVTQRSFNFGKKQALPFYFVSAADGTNVVKMFREMIARAVDYKQNPSDFMDEVLQELENFDLEKKEENSETDEDGLKAESPELG from the exons ATGGCCTGCGATGTGAGCAGCGCCCCCGAACTGGATCAGAATGACTACGATGCAGATGAGCAAGTAAAGATCATCTGCCTTGGAGACAGCGCGGTGGGGAAATCAAA GCTGATGGAGAGGTTTCTCATGGACAAATA TCGTCCCCACCAGCTGTCCACCTACGCGTTGACCCTTTACAAACACACGGCCACAGTCGGAAACAAGACCGTGGCAGTCG ATTTCTGGGACACCGCTGGTCAGGAGCGATTTCAGAGCATGCATCCTTCGTACTACCACAAAGCCCATGCATGCATTATG GTGTTTGATGTTCAGAGGAAGATCACATATAAGAACCTGGCCAACTGGTACAAGGAGCTGAGAGAGTACAGACCCGAGATCCCCTGTTGTGTGGTTGCCAACAAAATTGATG TTGATTTGAAGGTGACACAGAGAAGCTTTAACTTTGGAAAAAAGCAGGCACTCCCGTTTTACTTTGTGTCAGCCGCTGATGGCACCAATGTTGTCAAG ATGTTCAGAGAGATGATCGCGAGAGCTGTGGACTACAAGCAAAATCCCAGCGACTTCATGGATGAAGTGTTGCAAGAATTAGAG AATTTTGacctggagaagaaagaagagaactCAGAAACTGATGAGGACGGACTGAAAGCAGAGAGTCCCGAGTTGGGCTGA